From Triticum urartu cultivar G1812 chromosome 2, Tu2.1, whole genome shotgun sequence, a single genomic window includes:
- the LOC125540431 gene encoding phosphomannomutase → MAAARRDAGVLALFDVDGTLTAPRKEVTPEMLEFMKRLRENVTVGVVGGSDLVKISEQLGKSVITDYDYVFSENGLVAHKDGKLIGTQSLKTYLGDDQLKEFINFTLHYIADLDIPIKRGTFIEFRSGMINVSPIGRNCSQEERDDFEKYDKVHNVRPKMVSVLREKFAHLNLTFSIGGQISFDVFPQGWDKTYCLRYLEEFKEIHFFGDKTYKGGNDHEIFESDRTVGHTVTSPNDTVQQCKSIFLSE, encoded by the exons atggcggcggcgaggagggaCGCCGGTGTGCTCGCGCTCTTCGACGTCGACGGCACCCTCACCGCGCCCCGCAAGGAGGTGACGCCGGAGATGCTCGAGTTCATGAAGCGCCTGCGCGAG AATGTGACCGTCGGCGTGGTGGGGGGATCCGATCTGGTCAAGATCTCCGAGCAGCTCGGCAAATCAG TCATCACCGACTATGACTACGTCTTCTCCGAGAACGGCCTGGTCGCGCACAAGGACGGCAAGCTCATCGGGACGCAA AGCTTGAAAACGTATCTTGGAGATGACCAGCTTAAG GAATTCATTAACTTCACTCTTCATTACATCGCGGATTTGGATATCCCAATTAAAAG GGGTACATTCATAGAGTTCAGGAGTGGAATGATCAATGTGTCGCCTATAGGGAGGAACTGTAGTCAAGAAGAACGTGATGATTTTGAGAAGTATGATAAG GTACATAACGTTCGGCCTAAAATGGTGTCAGTGCTTCGTGAAAAGTTTGCACACCTGAACCTGACTTTTTCTATTGGAGGGCAGATCAGTTTTGAT GTATTCCCACAAGGCTGGGACAAAACCTACTGCTTGAGATATCTGGAAGAATTCAAAGAAATCCATTTCTTTGGGGACAAAACCTACAAG GGTGGCAATGATCATGAGATATTTGAATCTGACAGAACAGTTGGTCATACAG TTACCAGCCCCAATGACACTGTGCAGCAGTGCAAATCCATCTTCCTGTCGGAGTGA
- the LOC125540428 gene encoding F-box/FBD/LRR-repeat protein At5g22660-like, translating to MSAPTSIPCGSKSVGRNRNGVDRLSSLSDDLLHHVMSFLPMPQVVRTSLLSPRWRFLWCSTPFIRIDGKDFVDNSKLENFIDCLLLLRDYTASLDEARISPCCVDCTKCSVWIRHAIMHKVRVLDISGPLSLDKTAIFPSQHLKTIRLQAAMLRHGFFRPLNYDCPVLEHLGLKLCTFWGHEEISSRSLKVLHISQCYLTPSLLICARNLTNLSILDTDIGGIVTRDLSSLVTASISLVSKHFYHRDTVVVGHHLLDGLSHATTLELHAPLHERAFEGGLPTCPMFSNLTSLVLGDWVMTADFYPLHSILQRSDKLKELTLKLKMEECSICKALPSTRRAPLSGSDSHPCIERIKIYCRKDHPRVGELVQALVPTACNAKISIEQP from the exons ATGTCGGCACCAACATCCATTCCCTGTGGCTCAAAGAGTGTGGGACGCAACAGGAATGGTGTTGACAGGCTCAGCAGCCTGTCCGACGATCTGCTCCACCATGTGATGTCCTTCCTGCCGATGCCCCAGGTCGTGCGCACAAGCCTTCTCTCACCAAGATGGCGCTTTCTTTGGTGCTCTACACCGTTCATCCGCATCGACGGCAAAGACTTCGTGGATAATAGCAAGTTGGAGAATTTCATTGATTGCTTGCTGCTCTTGCGCGACTATACCGCTTCCTTGGATGAAGCCCGAATCTCTCCCTGCTGCGTTGATTGTACCAAATGTTCCGTGTGGATTCGTCATGCCATCATGCACAAAGTTCGTGTCCTTGATATTTCTGGACCTCTCAGTTTGGATAAGACAGCAATATTTCCTTCTCAGCACCTGAAAACAATCAGGCTCCAAGCTGCCATGTTGAGACATGGGTTTTTTAGGCCGTTGAACTACGACTGCCCTGTGCTTGAACATTTAGGGCTGAAGTTGTGCACTTTCTGGGGCCATGAGGAGATCTCATCAAGGTCACTCAAGGTTCTGCATATCAGTCAGTGCTACCTCACCCCCAGTCTCCTGATTTGTGCTAGGAACCTTACCAATCTCTCTATCCTTGACACAGACATTGGTGGTATAGTAACTAGGGATCTGTCTTCTCTGGTAACAGCTTCGATTAGTCTAGTATCCAAACATTTTTATCATAGGGACACAGTAGTAGTGGGGCATCATCTACTTGATGGCCTTTCACATGCCACAACGTTGGAGTTGCATGCGCCATTACATGAG CGCGCATTTGAGGGAGGTTTGCCAACATGCCCCATGTTCAGCAATCTGACAAGCTTGGTCCTGGGCGATTGGGTCATGACTGCTGACTTCTACCCACTGCACAGTATTCTCCAGCGCTCGGACAAGCTGAAGGAGCTAACTCTGAAGCTCAAAATG GAGGAATGCAGCATATGCAAAGCCTTGCCGTCAACAAGGAGAGCGCCGCTGTCAGGCTCAGACAGCCACCCTTGCATCGAGAGGATCAAAATCTACTGCCGGAAAGATCATCCGAGGGTCGGTGAGCTGGTGCAGGCGTTGGTACCGACTGCCTGCAATGCGAAAATCAGCATTGAGCAGCCCTGA